A single window of Buchnera aphidicola (Cinara cuneomaculata) DNA harbors:
- the aroQ gene encoding type II 3-dehydroquinate dehydratase, with amino-acid sequence MSNKFQILLINGPNLNLLGTREPLTYGTKTLPQIVKKIKNTAQHLNVKLYDFQSNAEHEIVNKIQDSKTNQIQFILINPGAFAHTSISIRDSLLAVQIPFFEIHISNIFSRENFRSHSWISDISQGVISGFGSDGYIWALHTSVRILSKKTIKI; translated from the coding sequence ATGAGTAATAAATTTCAAATTTTATTAATTAACGGACCTAACTTAAACTTATTAGGTACACGAGAACCCCTAACATATGGGACCAAGACATTACCTCAAATTGTTAAAAAAATAAAAAATACTGCACAACATTTAAATGTTAAACTATACGATTTTCAATCTAATGCAGAGCATGAAATAGTTAATAAAATTCAAGATAGCAAAACAAATCAGATACAATTTATTTTAATTAATCCAGGTGCATTTGCTCATACTAGCATATCTATTCGGGATTCATTACTAGCAGTTCAAATTCCTTTTTTTGAAATTCATATTTCAAATATTTTCTCTAGAGAAAACTTTCGTTCACATTCATGGATATCTGATATATCACAAGGTGTTATATCTGGATTCGGATCTGATGGATATATATGGGCATTACATACATCTGTGCGTATTTTATCAAAAAAAACTATAAAAATATAA
- a CDS encoding helix-turn-helix domain-containing protein, with amino-acid sequence MNNQKIPSQFIVSDIINKEVFYTPLIKYIKIALKNYFLIVIKKTENNLYHMFLSEIEKPLFDSVMQYTRGNQTQAALILGINRGTLRKKLNLYYKNKKFI; translated from the coding sequence ATGAATAATCAAAAAATCCCTAGCCAGTTTATTGTATCCGACATTATTAATAAAGAAGTATTTTATACTCCTTTAATTAAATATATTAAAATTGCTTTAAAAAATTATTTTTTAATAGTTATTAAAAAAACAGAAAATAATTTATATCATATGTTTTTATCTGAAATTGAAAAACCATTATTTGATAGCGTTATGCAGTATACCAGAGGTAATCAAACACAAGCTGCATTAATCTTAGGTATTAATCGCGGAACGTTAAGAAAAAAATTAAATTTATATTATAAAAATAAAAAATTTATTTGA
- a CDS encoding RluA family pseudouridine synthase yields MNVKKNLQFIEIKKENIFLDIIFQDSAILILNKPPNLVVHLGYGHTSGTLLNALIFHYKKNRMLPRAGIVHRLDRNTSGLLVVARTIFAYHYMIRLFQQRKVIKEYDAIVIGRIECDGIINYPIRRNIYNRTMMAIGIGGKQAITYYKIITIFRNYTHVRIRIETGRMHQIRVHFSSIFHPVLGDHLYSRGIRPNVTSYSKLEYKTLIRFYRPALHSSMLQFVHPITFKLQTWTVSPPMDMIHLLHVLYSEDMK; encoded by the coding sequence GTGAATGTAAAGAAAAATTTACAGTTTATTGAAATAAAAAAAGAGAATATATTCTTAGATATTATTTTCCAAGATTCTGCAATACTAATTTTAAACAAACCACCTAATTTAGTAGTTCATTTAGGTTATGGCCATACTTCAGGAACATTATTGAATGCTTTAATTTTTCATTATAAAAAAAATCGTATGTTACCTAGAGCGGGTATTGTTCATCGATTAGATCGTAATACTTCTGGATTATTAGTAGTAGCGAGAACAATATTTGCGTATCATTATATGATTCGTTTGTTTCAACAACGTAAGGTAATAAAAGAGTATGATGCAATCGTCATTGGTCGTATTGAATGTGACGGAATAATAAATTATCCTATTAGAAGAAATATTTATAATCGAACCATGATGGCAATAGGTATAGGTGGTAAACAAGCTATTACTTATTATAAAATAATTACTATTTTTAGAAATTACACACATGTTCGTATTCGTATAGAAACAGGAAGAATGCATCAAATTAGAGTACACTTTTCTTCTATTTTTCATCCGGTACTTGGAGATCATTTGTATTCTAGAGGTATAAGACCAAATGTAACATCTTATTCTAAATTAGAATATAAAACTTTAATACGATTTTATAGGCCTGCTTTACATTCTAGTATGTTACAGTTTGTACACCCTATAACATTTAAACTTCAAACTTGGACGGTAAGTCCTCCTATGGATATGATCCATTTATTACATGTTTTGTATTCAGAAGATATGAAATGA
- a CDS encoding S4 domain-containing protein: MIKLNFIVSLSTLKRSRLDKILVQHIPLVSRSCIQKWILLGYVSVNNTIITIPKKKFF; encoded by the coding sequence ATGATTAAATTAAATTTTATAGTTTCTTTATCTACATTAAAACGGTCTAGATTAGATAAAATTTTAGTCCAACATATTCCTTTAGTTTCTCGTTCTTGTATACAAAAATGGATTTTATTAGGATATGTATCTGTTAATAACACTATTATTACTATTCCAAAAAAAAAATTTTTTTAA
- the alaS gene encoding alanine--tRNA ligase — protein MKTDEIRTLFLKFFKEKNHKIIPSSSLIPKNDDTLLFTNAGMNQFKNIYLGYKKNNTSSFTSSQYCIRTGGNHNDLKKVGYKPYHHTLFEMLGNFSFGEYFKETAITYAWEFLTNKRWLKIPIKKIWVTYYYRDIETKKIWLNIIKIQSDHLIAVYDKNNTEYNSDNFWKMGDSGPCGPCTEIFYDQRKNYKKIDIINNYHEFKKYFVEIWNLVFMQFNQITPKKIVQLPTPSVDTGMGLERISAVLQNVSSSYKTNNFKELMKSIKNIIPTKPHNNIALKIITDHVRTATCLIAENIVPGNEGRSYVLRKIIRRALIHGYFIGLNKPFFYKLSKFIINSMKQINSDFDISSKISNIENILYYEEKQFYNVLKVGLNKLQDEIKNKKDNKICTKKIFYLYETFGLPVEITLDILKEKKIPIDLNQINETIKLNKNKNIKNNIKKIKNNSYFTLITKKTIFHGYNTYITESKIIQIIYNNTTVSRLFKKNKGILILNITPFYGESSGQIGDIGKIINKNGTFIVENTQKNANFIAHIGYMKTGTFNFSDTVTAEINTKKRNIIQSNHTATHLLHAALTKILKSEITQKGSYIDDKYLRFDFIYNNEITKQDICNLDIKINKKIQENISINTTITSFEEAKKYKAIYLSSKKYNKTVRIICINNFSVELCNGTHHNTTGKIGCFKIVSYKNIGRSIKRITAITGLHVIHYINKKIKTENKIKNLFINNHHNLYKAVKKSLNVIQDLKKENQQLIKQNILQISKNLISTAYVINNIFIIATSLSHLKHTILRNISDTIKKKITSVIIILINKNSSIIQFLISVSNNITKFINALDIMNILFSILPGQGGGKKNIVEGKLNNNSNIINKIKIIEQKIIDNIKKNI, from the coding sequence ATGAAAACTGATGAAATTCGTACTTTATTTTTAAAATTTTTCAAAGAAAAAAACCATAAAATTATTCCCAGTAGTTCTTTAATTCCAAAAAACGATGATACTTTATTATTTACAAATGCAGGAATGAATCAATTTAAAAATATATATTTAGGATATAAAAAAAATAATACATCATCTTTTACTAGTTCTCAATATTGCATTCGAACAGGAGGTAATCATAATGATTTAAAGAAAGTAGGTTATAAACCTTATCATCATACTCTATTTGAAATGTTAGGAAATTTTAGTTTCGGTGAATATTTTAAAGAAACTGCTATCACTTATGCTTGGGAGTTTTTGACAAATAAGAGATGGCTTAAAATACCTATAAAAAAAATTTGGGTTACATATTATTACCGAGATATTGAAACAAAAAAAATTTGGTTAAACATTATTAAAATTCAATCTGATCATTTAATTGCTGTATATGATAAAAATAATACAGAATATAATTCTGATAATTTTTGGAAAATGGGAGATTCAGGTCCATGCGGTCCGTGTACAGAAATTTTTTATGATCAACGCAAAAATTATAAAAAAATTGACATAATTAATAATTATCATGAATTTAAAAAATATTTTGTAGAAATTTGGAATTTAGTATTTATGCAATTTAATCAAATTACACCGAAAAAAATAGTTCAATTACCTACTCCATCAGTAGATACAGGTATGGGTTTAGAACGTATATCTGCGGTCTTACAAAATGTTTCTTCAAGTTATAAAACAAATAATTTTAAAGAATTGATGAAATCTATTAAAAATATCATTCCTACCAAACCACATAATAATATTGCATTAAAAATTATTACAGATCACGTCCGTACAGCTACTTGTCTAATTGCTGAAAATATAGTTCCGGGTAATGAAGGCAGAAGTTATGTTCTTAGAAAAATAATAAGACGTGCCTTAATTCATGGATATTTTATAGGTTTAAATAAACCATTTTTTTATAAATTATCTAAATTTATTATCAATAGTATGAAACAAATTAATTCTGATTTTGATATTTCTTCTAAAATATCTAATATAGAAAATATCTTATATTATGAAGAGAAACAATTTTATAACGTACTAAAAGTAGGTTTAAATAAACTACAAGATGAAATCAAAAATAAAAAAGATAACAAAATATGTACAAAAAAAATATTTTATTTATATGAAACATTTGGATTACCCGTTGAAATAACTCTAGATATTTTGAAAGAAAAAAAAATTCCAATTGATTTAAATCAAATAAACGAAACAATCAAGTTAAATAAAAATAAAAATATTAAAAATAATATAAAAAAAATAAAAAATAATTCATATTTCACATTAATTACAAAAAAAACTATTTTTCATGGATACAATACATATATTACGGAATCAAAAATTATTCAAATAATATACAATAATACAACTGTATCTCGTTTATTTAAAAAAAATAAAGGAATTTTAATATTAAATATCACACCATTTTATGGTGAATCAAGTGGACAAATAGGGGATATCGGAAAAATAATCAATAAAAATGGAACATTTATTGTTGAAAATACTCAAAAAAATGCAAATTTTATTGCACATATTGGATACATGAAAACCGGTACTTTTAATTTCAGTGATACAGTAACTGCCGAAATTAATACAAAAAAAAGAAATATTATTCAATCTAATCACACGGCAACTCATTTATTACATGCTGCATTAACAAAAATTTTAAAATCAGAAATAACACAAAAAGGATCTTATATTGATGATAAATATCTAAGATTTGATTTTATCTATAATAATGAAATTACTAAACAAGACATATGTAATTTAGATATTAAAATAAATAAAAAAATTCAAGAAAACATATCAATCAACACTACAATCACATCGTTTGAAGAAGCAAAAAAATATAAAGCTATATATTTATCTTCAAAAAAATATAATAAAACAGTTCGTATAATTTGCATTAATAATTTTTCTGTTGAATTATGTAACGGAACTCATCATAATACTACAGGTAAAATTGGATGTTTTAAAATCGTCTCATATAAAAATATTGGACGTTCAATAAAACGTATTACCGCAATAACCGGTTTGCACGTAATACACTATATCAATAAAAAAATAAAAACAGAAAATAAGATAAAAAATTTATTTATTAATAATCATCATAATCTTTATAAAGCAGTAAAAAAATCACTTAATGTTATTCAAGACCTAAAAAAAGAAAATCAACAATTAATAAAACAAAATATTTTACAAATTTCTAAAAATTTAATATCAACCGCATACGTTATTAATAACATATTTATTATTGCAACATCTTTATCTCATTTAAAACATACTATTCTTAGAAATATCTCTGATACTATTAAAAAAAAAATAACATCTGTAATTATAATATTAATTAATAAAAATAGTTCAATCATACAATTTCTTATTAGCGTTTCTAATAATATAACTAAATTTATTAACGCGTTAGATATTATGAATATTCTTTTTTCGATATTACCAGGTCAAGGTGGTGGTAAAAAAAATATTGTAGAAGGAAAATTAAATAATAATAGTAATATTATTAATAAAATTAAAATTATTGAACAAAAAATTATAGATAATATTAAAAAAAACATATAA
- the csrA gene encoding carbon storage regulator CsrA: protein MLILTRRIGETLIIGDEITITILGMKGNQIRVGVNAPKKIPVHREEIYKRIQSDKKLIQKK, encoded by the coding sequence ATGCTCATTTTAACTCGTCGAATTGGCGAAACATTAATAATCGGCGATGAAATAACGATAACAATCTTAGGAATGAAAGGCAATCAAATTCGTGTAGGGGTCAATGCTCCTAAAAAAATACCTGTACATAGAGAAGAAATATATAAAAGAATACAATCAGATAAAAAACTCATACAAAAAAAATAA
- the zapA gene encoding cell division protein ZapA, whose amino-acid sequence MSSQSIDIEVLGRFIRVNCPDENSSDLYYTANILNQRLEKLKEQTGTYNIEKLIFVTALNVCYELELEKQKSVHCIKHVKSRMLVLNEMIDKALEQE is encoded by the coding sequence ATGTCATCACAGTCTATTGATATAGAAGTTTTAGGACGTTTTATACGCGTGAATTGTCCTGATGAGAATTCTTCAGATTTATATTATACAGCTAATATTTTAAATCAAAGATTAGAAAAATTAAAAGAACAAACAGGTACATATAATATAGAAAAATTGATTTTTGTTACTGCTTTGAATGTTTGTTATGAATTAGAATTAGAAAAACAAAAATCTGTTCATTGTATCAAACATGTAAAATCTAGAATGTTAGTATTAAATGAAATGATAGATAAAGCTTTAGAGCAAGAATAA
- the rpiA gene encoding ribose-5-phosphate isomerase RpiA — MLDELKKSVARSALEYVPKNSIIGIGSGSTIKFFIEALSTISKHVKGVVSSSYTSEKRLKYFNIPIIDLNTLDSLDIYIDSADRVNFSMEMIKGGGGALTREKIIASVAKKFICIIDKSKYVSKFDNFPVPIEVIPMALQSVSREITKLGGIPQYRKNFITDNSNYIIDIYNLHTNNTISLEEKINNIPGIVSVGLFCKRKADVLLVSYMNGVKIIS, encoded by the coding sequence ATGTTAGATGAATTAAAGAAATCTGTAGCAAGATCTGCATTAGAATACGTTCCAAAAAATTCAATTATTGGAATTGGATCAGGTTCTACAATAAAATTTTTTATTGAAGCATTATCAACTATTTCCAAACATGTCAAAGGAGTTGTATCTAGTTCTTATACTTCAGAAAAGCGGTTAAAATATTTTAATATTCCTATAATAGATCTTAATACATTAGATTCGTTAGACATTTATATTGATAGTGCTGACAGAGTAAATTTTTCTATGGAAATGATAAAAGGTGGCGGAGGAGCTCTTACTCGAGAAAAGATTATCGCTTCTGTTGCCAAGAAATTTATCTGTATAATTGATAAATCGAAATATGTATCAAAATTTGATAATTTTCCCGTTCCTATCGAAGTTATACCTATGGCACTACAGAGTGTATCTAGAGAAATTACGAAGTTAGGAGGTATACCGCAATATAGAAAAAACTTTATTACAGATAACAGTAATTATATTATTGACATATATAACTTACATACTAATAATACTATTAGTTTAGAGGAAAAAATTAATAATATCCCAGGTATAGTGTCTGTTGGATTGTTTTGTAAAAGGAAAGCTGATGTATTATTAGTTAGTTATATGAATGGAGTAAAAATAATATCTTAA
- a CDS encoding glutamine--tRNA ligase/YqeY domain fusion protein, translating to MTHIKNNFINKIIKHAILKNPNCKIRTRFPPEPNGYLHIGHAKSIYLNFNIATKYNGICHLRFDDTNPKKEHVKYINAIKKDIKWLGFDCYKNPKYTSNYFPQLYQYAIQLIQNNLAYVDELNTQEIKNYRGSLTKKGTNSPFRNRSIKENLILFEKMKNGMFAQGAMCLRAKINMKSPYIILRDPVLYRIIYSEHHQTKNEWCIYPMYDFAHCIVDALEKITHSLCTLEFMDNRQLYIWILKKLNFIQKPPKQYEFSKLNLEYTILSKRKIQKLIDCKLVDGWGDPRLHTISGLRNKGYTKNSIKMFCQKIGVTKQQNMIELSLLESCIRKDLNMTSPRRMAVINPIKIIITNIDKDHLEYLDAPNHPNIKEMGTRKIIFSNEIYIEREDFYEHVIKNYKGLVLGEKVRLKYAYTIQANKILKNANNEISCILCTLDLYKEKKLQQPIKKYNIIHWISTKNSIKAQFQLFDVLFKSKDIDQEKDIIEAYNPNSCIIKIGYVESITDHEHVKHAYQFERIGYFLKINKNNQCNTIFNRIVSLKNKYKTFIKSN from the coding sequence ATGACACATATAAAAAATAATTTTATTAATAAAATAATAAAACATGCAATATTAAAAAATCCTAATTGTAAAATACGAACACGGTTTCCCCCAGAACCTAATGGATACTTACATATCGGACATGCAAAATCTATCTATTTAAATTTTAACATAGCTACTAAATATAACGGAATATGTCATCTTAGATTCGATGATACCAATCCTAAAAAAGAACACGTAAAATACATTAATGCAATTAAAAAAGATATAAAATGGTTAGGTTTTGATTGTTATAAAAATCCAAAATATACTTCAAATTATTTTCCGCAACTGTATCAATACGCTATTCAGTTAATTCAAAATAATTTAGCATATGTAGATGAATTAAATACACAAGAAATAAAAAATTATCGAGGATCATTAACAAAAAAAGGAACTAATAGTCCATTTAGAAATCGATCTATTAAAGAAAATTTAATTTTATTCGAAAAAATGAAAAATGGAATGTTTGCTCAAGGAGCGATGTGTTTACGAGCTAAAATAAATATGAAATCTCCATATATTATTTTACGTGATCCTGTTTTATACCGAATCATATATTCTGAACATCATCAAACAAAAAATGAATGGTGTATTTATCCTATGTATGATTTCGCTCATTGTATTGTAGATGCATTAGAAAAAATTACGCATTCTTTATGTACATTAGAATTTATGGATAATCGTCAACTATACATATGGATATTAAAAAAATTAAATTTTATTCAAAAACCTCCAAAACAATATGAATTTTCTAAATTAAATTTAGAATATACAATATTATCTAAAAGAAAAATACAAAAATTAATAGATTGTAAGTTAGTAGACGGTTGGGGGGATCCAAGATTACATACAATATCAGGTTTAAGAAATAAAGGGTATACAAAAAATTCTATTAAAATGTTTTGTCAAAAAATTGGTGTTACAAAACAACAAAATATGATAGAACTATCTCTATTAGAGTCTTGCATTAGAAAAGACTTAAATATGACTTCTCCTAGACGAATGGCTGTAATTAATCCTATCAAAATAATTATTACCAATATCGATAAAGATCACTTAGAATATCTCGACGCACCAAATCATCCTAATATAAAAGAAATGGGTACTAGAAAAATTATTTTTTCGAATGAAATATATATTGAAAGAGAAGATTTCTATGAACATGTAATTAAAAATTATAAAGGATTAGTTTTAGGAGAAAAAGTTCGATTAAAATATGCTTATACAATTCAAGCAAATAAGATTTTAAAAAATGCAAATAACGAAATATCATGCATTTTATGTACACTAGATTTATATAAAGAAAAAAAACTTCAACAACCAATAAAAAAATATAATATAATTCACTGGATATCTACAAAAAATTCTATTAAAGCTCAATTTCAATTATTTGATGTTTTATTCAAATCTAAAGATATTGATCAAGAAAAAGATATTATTGAAGCATATAATCCTAATTCATGTATAATTAAAATAGGATATGTTGAATCTATTACAGATCACGAACACGTCAAACATGCTTATCAATTTGAACGAATAGGATATTTTTTGAAAATAAATAAAAACAATCAATGTAATACTATATTTAACAGAATTGTTTCTTTAAAAAACAAATATAAAACTTTTATCAAATCTAACTAA
- the eno gene encoding phosphopyruvate hydratase, with translation MSKIKKLFAREILDSRGYPTVETEVHLTNGHIGLASVPSGASTGSKEALELRDGDKNRFFGKGVKKAVNYINNDISYALINKIPDNQTEIDHHMIKLDGTENKSKFGANAILSVSLAVAKSVASEKNIPFYSYISQLNKSSNNFSIPLPMINIINGGMHANNNIDIQEFMIQPIGAINIQQAIRMGSEIFHTLGTILQEKGYSTCVGDEGGYAPNLSSNEEVLSIISLAVEKSNYKLGTDITFAIDCAASELFDKKTKTYKLIHENKIFNSQEFTHYLEKLASKYPISSIEDGQHENDWDGFKYQTQVLGKKIQLVGDDLFVTNKKIFQQGIDKKIANAILIKLNQIGTLTETLETIQLAKKNKYSVIISHRSGETEDTSIADLSVGTSAGQIKTGSMCRSDRTAKYNRLIRIEESLHTINVPLKNNLKLFNSNK, from the coding sequence ATGTCAAAAATAAAAAAATTATTTGCTCGAGAAATATTAGATTCGCGCGGTTACCCTACAGTTGAAACCGAAGTTCATCTTACAAACGGTCATATTGGATTAGCTTCTGTGCCTTCAGGAGCATCTACAGGATCAAAAGAAGCATTAGAATTAAGAGATGGCGATAAAAATCGTTTTTTTGGAAAAGGAGTAAAAAAAGCAGTCAATTATATTAATAACGATATTTCTTATGCTTTAATTAACAAAATACCAGATAATCAAACAGAAATTGATCATCACATGATTAAATTAGATGGCACGGAAAATAAATCAAAATTTGGAGCTAATGCTATTTTATCTGTATCACTTGCAGTTGCAAAATCCGTTGCATCTGAAAAGAATATTCCATTCTATTCTTATATTTCTCAATTAAATAAATCTAGTAATAATTTTTCTATTCCTCTTCCTATGATTAATATCATTAATGGCGGCATGCATGCCAATAATAATATTGATATTCAAGAATTTATGATTCAGCCTATTGGAGCTATTAATATTCAACAAGCTATTCGAATGGGATCAGAAATTTTTCATACATTAGGAACCATTCTTCAAGAAAAAGGATATTCTACTTGCGTTGGGGACGAAGGAGGATATGCTCCTAATTTATCCTCTAATGAAGAAGTACTATCTATTATTAGTTTAGCTGTAGAAAAATCTAATTATAAATTAGGAACTGATATTACATTTGCAATAGATTGTGCAGCATCCGAACTATTTGATAAAAAGACAAAAACATATAAATTAATACATGAAAATAAAATATTTAATTCACAGGAATTTACACATTATTTAGAAAAACTTGCCTCAAAATATCCTATCTCTTCAATAGAAGACGGACAACATGAAAATGATTGGGATGGTTTTAAGTATCAAACACAAGTATTGGGTAAAAAAATTCAGTTAGTTGGTGATGATTTATTTGTTACAAACAAAAAAATTTTTCAACAAGGTATTGATAAAAAAATTGCTAATGCCATTTTAATAAAATTAAACCAAATAGGAACATTAACTGAAACATTAGAAACTATACAATTAGCTAAAAAAAATAAATATTCTGTCATAATATCCCATCGATCTGGAGAAACAGAAGATACTAGTATTGCAGATTTATCAGTTGGTACTTCGGCTGGGCAAATAAAAACTGGATCTATGTGTAGATCCGATAGAACAGCAAAATATAATAGATTAATTAGAATAGAAGAGTCTCTACATACCATAAATGTACCATTAAAAAATAACTTAAAACTATTCAATTCAAATAAATAA